A region from the Lytechinus variegatus isolate NC3 chromosome 6, Lvar_3.0, whole genome shotgun sequence genome encodes:
- the LOC121417716 gene encoding early nodulin-75-like: MSVELTPQIKRNTWVWSYECTTPNFINPPPQTPTLTHPPPTHLLSSTLHPHTYSHQPFTPHTYSHPPSTNTPTLNYPPSHTPIFIHPPPNITTVIQLSGTTPNFINPPPQTPTLTHLHPHTPTIIHPPPTHYSHPPSIPHTYSQPPSTHTLLSSTLHPHTPTLIHPPAHIPTLIHPPPTHLLSSTLHPHTYSHQPFTPHTYSHPSSTNTPTLNYHPSHTPIFIHPPPHIPTVIQLSRHTPNFINPPPQTPTLIHPPLHTPTLIHPPPHTPTLIYPHTHLLSPTLHPTHLFSSTLHPTHLLSSTLHQHTYSHQPSIPHTYSHPPSHHTLLSSTLHHTLLSSTLHPHTYSHQPFTPHTYSHPPSTNTPTLTLPPTHTPTIIHPPPTHVLSPTSIPHTYSQPPPPTHLLSSTLQPTYLLSSPLHPHTCSHPPSTHTPTLIHPPPTLNYHPSHTSIFIHLNPTYLL, translated from the exons ATGAGTGTTGAACTAACACCACAAATCAAACGCAATACTTGGGTGTGGTCCTAcgaat GCACCACACCTAATTTCATCAACCCTCCACCCCAAACACCTACTCTCACCCACCCTCCACCCACACACCTGCTGTCATCCACCCTCCACCCACACACCTACTCTCATCAACCCTTTACCCCACACACCTACTCTCATCCACCCTCCACCAACACACCTACTCTCAACTACCCTCCATCCCACACACCTATTTTCATCCACCCTCCACCCAACATAACTACTGTAATCCAACTTTCAGGCACCACACCTAATTTCATCAACCCTCCACCCCAAACACCTACTCTCACCCACCTCCACCCCCACACACCTACTATCATCCACCCTCCACCAACACACTACTCTCATCCACCCTCCATCCCACACACCTACTCTCAACCACCCTCCACCCACACACTACTCTCATCCACCCttcacccacacacacctacTCTCATCCACCCTCCAGCCCACATACCTACTCTCATCCACCCTCCACCCACACACCTGCTCTCATCCACCCTCCACCCACACACCTACTCTCATCAACCCTTTACCCCACACACCTACTCTCATCCATCCTCCACCAACACACCTACTCTCAACTACCATCCATCCCACACACCTATTTTCATCCACCCTCCACCCCACATACCTACTGTAATCCAACTTTCCAGGCACACACCTAATTTCATCAACCCTCCACCCCAAACACCTACTCTCATCCACCCTCCACTCCACACACCTACTCTCATCCACCCTCCACCCCACACACCTACTCTCATctaccctcacacacacctacTCTCACCCACCCTCCACCCCACACACCTATTTTCATCAACCCTCCACCCCACACACCTACTATCATCCACCCTCCACCAACACACCTACTCTCACCAACCCTCCATCCCACACACCTACTCTCATCCACCCTCCCACCACACACTACTCTCCTCCACCCTCCACCACACACTGCTCTCATCCACCCTCCACCCACACACCTACTCTCATCAACCCTTTACCCCACACACCTACTCTCATCCACCCTCCACCAACACACCTACTCTCACCCTCCCTCCAACCCACACACCTACTATCATCCACCCTCCACCAACACACGTACTCTCACCCACCTCCATCCCGCACACCTACTCTCAACCACCTCCACCCACACACCTACTCTCATCCACCCTCCAGCCCACATACCTACTCTCATCCCCCCTCCACCCACACACCTGCTCTCATCCACCCTCAACCCACACACCTACTCTCATCCACCCTCCACCAACTCTCAACTACCATCCATCCCACACATCTATTTTCATCCACCTCAACCCAACATACCTACTGTAA